Proteins from a genomic interval of Rhizoctonia solani chromosome 12, complete sequence:
- a CDS encoding cytochrome b5 has translation MNPVPPEPIAPPKDDPYTLEKLKEFDGQDPSKPVYVSIKGTVFDVSAKRDTYGPGGGYALLSGKDASVALGKSSLKPEDAIADYSQLNQSERQTLDQWHSFFTKKYSIAGTVVDMPEAVKDL, from the exons ATGAATCCAGTTCCACCCGAG CCGATTGCGCCTCCTAAAGACGATCCTTACACACTCGAGAAACTCAAAGAGTTTGACGGGCAAGATCCTAGCAAACCGGTATATGTCTCTATCAAGGGCACGGTGTTCGATGTCAGCGCCAAGCGTGATACTTATGGCCCTGGCGGTGGATATGCGCTATTGTCCGGCAAGGACGCCAGTGTCG CACTTGGTAAATCTTCATTGAAGCCAGAGGACGCTATCGCCGATTATAGCCAGCTGAATCAATCCGAGAGACAGACCCTTGACCAATGGCATAGTTTCTTTACCAAG AAATATAGCATCGCCGGGACAGTTGTTGATATGCCAGAGGCGGTGAAGGACCTTTGA